The nucleotide window CCCCCACCTCGCCGCCGGCCGCCACCGCCACCTCGGCTGCGTCGCCCGCGCTGACGGCCACGCCCACCTCGCCAGGGCCGGCCGCCACTTCCACCGCCACGGCCGTCGCCGCCTCGCCCTCGCCGCCGCCCCCCACCGCCACGCCCGTCTCGCCGCCGGCCACAGCCACACCCACCGCGCCCGGTCGGACGGCCTCGGCAACGACAGGCGGGTCTACACCCGTTGTCACGGCCACATCACCGCCTGCTGCGACCGGAGCAAGCCCGCAACCCTCGCCGTCGGCGGCAACGCCACCGGCCGACGCCTCGCCGTTGCCCAATCCCCGCATCTTCCTGGCGCTCGCCATTGCCGCCACTGCGCTGGCGGCTGGCATCCTCGTCCTCCTCCGCCGCGGATCAGGCACTTGATCGGCGCCCATCTCCTGCCATGATCGATTGGTTTGGGCTGTTGCTCCACAGCCTCTGGATTGCTGGCCTGGCGTTGCTGTTGATCAGCGCCAGCCACGCCTTCTATCGCTCACTCACGTCGCCGCTCTCCTTTGGCGCCGCCTTGGCCCGGCCCCAGGCTGCTGGGCTGGCCTGGACGGGCGGGCTGCTGTTCGCTTTTGGCCAGGCCTTCACCAGCAGTGGTGCACTCTGGCAGGCGACCTTGTGGGCCGCGCTGGCGTTGTTGTGCGGCACCCAGGTCGTGGTCAGTCGCCGCCAGCAAGCCGGCCTGGAACCCGGCCTGCTCCCCGCCCTCCGCGCCTGGTTGCGAAGCGAGGGGGCGCTGGTGACGGGCATCATCGCCCTGGGTTTGCTCCTGGCCTCGCTCTATGCCCTCGTCATCCTGCCCTGGATGCAGCCCGACGAGCCGCGGCACTTCGAGGTCGCGCTCCATGTCGCCCGTCTCGGCAAGCCCACCGTCACCAGCGCCGACCGCGTGGGCGAGTGGGAACAAGAGATGATCGGTTCGATGGAGGATCTGAGCTTCTGGTGGTACGGCTTCTCGCTCATCGGCTGGGACCCTGCCAATCTGCCCAAATCCTTTGCCGAGATCTGGGGGCCGGCCTATTCGACCTCCTTCTTCCAGCCGCCGCTCTACTACACCGTCAGCGGCGGGCTGGTATCGTTGTGGGGCGACGACATCCCCATCACCCAGGCGGTGCTGCGACTGCGACTTCTGGGCCTGGGCCTGTTGGCGCTCAGTCTGTGGGGCGTCTACCGCACCATCCGCGAACTCATCCCCGACCGCCCACGCTGGGCCGTGAGCGTGCTTTTTCTGGCCGCGCTGTGGCCCTCGCATCTGGCTGCCAATGCCGCCGTCAACAACGACCTGCTGGCCGAGACGCTGGTGGTGTGGACGGTCTTCTTTGCCATTCACTTGCTCCGCCGCGGCCCCAGCCTGGCCGCCGTCAGTTGGCTGCTTGCCCTCACCCTTTTCGGGGTCACCACCAAACGCACCGCCCTCACCTCCACCATTCTCGGCCCGTCCGCCTTCCTGCTCTGGGCCTTGGGCGAGGTTTGGAGGCGCCGTCTCCGCCATCGTGGCTGGATCGTCTCGGCCGTTGTGCTCCTGACGGCAGCCACGTTGGCCTTTTTCGCCTTCATCATGGCCCGCGCCGGCCGCCTCGGCCTGCCGCCCACCTTCTGGGCCGACCTGGCCAGCGGCGTCTACTGGCGCAACCTGGCGGCCTTTCCCTGGAGCCAGCAGGCCGACGCCCTTCTGCGCACGTTCGTGGGCTGGTTTGGCTGGATGCGCGTGCCTCTGTTCGAGCCGTTCTACTGGCTGGGCGGATTGCTGGTGCTGCTGGCCCTGCTGGGCCTGGTGCGGCAGTGGCTGCGGGCGCGCACCCTCATGGCCGGCTGGCAAAAGCGGGCCTTCGTGCTCATGGCGCTTGCCATCCTCGCCCAATTCGTCTTCATCATCGGCAAACAAGTGCTCTATGCCGACTGGGCCGGCGATTCTATCTCGCAGATCCGCTACCTCTACCCGGTGGCGCCGGCCTTCTTCTTCCTGTTCCTGGCCGGCCTCAGCGCCTGGGTGCCGCGCGGGTGGCGTCGGCATGCCCTGCCGGCTGGGGTGGCGATGCTGCTGGGCTTCAATCTCTACATCCTCGGCTTCGTCCTCTACCCATTTTTCTGGTTGTAGACCCGGGACGCAGCCTTTCTCACCGCGCCCGGCCATGCCTCGCCTGCTGATCCTGCGTTCGAGCCTTCGTTTGGGCGGCATCGAGCGCCAGCTGCTCGACCACGCCCGGCGGCTGGTCGCGGCAGGCTGGCAGGTCGAGCTGGTCTGCCTCCTGCGTGGGGAGGGAGAGCATCCCCTGGTTGGGATCGCGGGGCAGCAGGGGATCCTGGCCATCACCGTACCTGACCCTGGGCCGCTGCACCCGTGCGCCTGGTGGTGGCTGCGCGCTCGCTTGCAGCGAGCACGACCGCAAATCATCCACACTTGTGACTACCGTAGCGATGTGTTAGCCTGCCTCACGCGTCGCCATTTGCCCTGGGTGGCCGAATCGCACGGCCACACCCAGGAAACCCGCGCCATGCGCCTCTGGAATGCCTGCGATCTCGGCGCGTTACGCCGGGCTGATGCCGTCGTCTGCGTTTCGCTTGCCTGGGAGACGCGCCTGGCCGCTGCCGGCGTAGCCGCCGAACGCTTGCAGGTGGGAGGCAACACCACTGCCATCCTCCCCCCCGGCCCGCTTCCTCCCGCGGTCGACCTGCCGCCCGGTCGTCATCTCCTCTTTGCCGGCCGTCTCTCACCCGAAAAAGGCATCGACTGGCTGCTGGCCGTCTGGCCCGAGCTGCGCCGCCGTTTTCCTGACCTTCACCTCTGGATCGCGGGCGACGGGGCGCGATCAGGCGATGATGCGCCGCCCCCTGCCGGCATCCACCGGCTTGGCTTTCAGCCCGACATCCGCCCCTGGTTGCTGGCCGTCGCCGCCGTCATCGCCCCCTCACGCCATGAAGCCTGGGGCATGACGGTCTTCGAGGCGCTGGCGCTTGGCATTCCGGTCCTGGCTGCTCGCACCGGCGGCCTGCCCCACCTGTGCGCCCAGGCCCCGCACGCCCGGCTCTTCACCCCCCTCAGCCTCCCCGCCCTCAGCGATGGCCTGCAAATGATCCTGGCCCCCGACTTTCCCCGCGGCCCCGACCTGGGCCTGGCCTACCGTTCGCAGCCGGCCTTCGACCCCGCCCGCCGCAGCGACCAGTGGCTGACCCTCTACCAACACCTCCTCCCCTAACCCACCCACCGATCCGCGCATCCCAGCAATCCGCCCATCCCAGTAATCCGCTCACCCCAGTAATCCGCCCACCCCAGTAATCCGCCCACCCCAGTAATCCGCCCACCCCAGTAATCCGCCCACCCCATATCCATCTGCCCACCTACTGATCCGCCCATCCCAGTAATCCGCCCACCCCGCCCACCGATCCGCTCACCCCACCCATCGATGGCTCGCCACCAGGCCCTTTCGCCCACCTTTCCCGGCTCCATCGCCGGCGCCGCCCTGTTGGTGGCGCTGGCAGCCGTCCCCTCCTTCTTCAACATCCAGAGCAACACCAGCTTCGAACCGGACAAGGCGGCGCTGATCCGCACCCTGGCCGCGGTCATAGCCCTCGTGTTGCTCCTCGCTGCCCTGAAGAACTGGACGGCAGGCAACCGGCCACGCTGGTCACAAATCGACGGCATCTGGAAACTGGTCGGGGGGTTGATCCTGGCCGTGACAGCCAGCGCCCTGTTCGGCGTCGATCCTGTCACGGCCTTGTGGGGCAACTACGAGCGGGGGATGGGGCTGCTGGCGCTCCTGGCGGGGGTTGCTGTCATGTGGGCGGCCGCAGCTGCGGCCAGAGCCGGCTGGCTGTGGGCCATCGTCGATGCCATCCTCATCGGCGCCGCCGCGCCCGCCTTCTATGGCTTGGTGCAAGTCCTGGGCTACGACCCCGTGCGCTCGGGCACGGTTAGCTTCGCCCTCGGCCAGCGCGCAGCCGGCAGCCTGGGCAATCCGCTGTTCCTGGCCGACTTCCTGCTCCTGGCCGTCATCCTCGGCCTGGCCAGGCTACGGGTGGGAGCAGGAAGTCGGCCAGGATCGCGCCTGGGTCTGGCGCTCTATCTGCTCTTGCTGGCGGCGGCGCTTGTCGCCACCGGCAGCCGCAGCGCCCTCTTCGGCCTCTTGGCCGCTGTCGTCATCTTCTTTCTCGCCTGGGGTCAGGGACAAGGCCGCCGGGCCATCCAACTGGCCGGGGCGCTGGCGCTGCTGCTGGGCCTGCTCCTGCTCCTCGTCGCCTGGGTAGCGCCCGCTCTCCTTCCCCCGCGCCTCGGCGACCTCTTCGCCAGCGGCGGCACCGGCGGCCAGCGCCTGCTCATCTGGCAGGCCGTGCTCAGACTCCTGGCCGACCGCCCGCGCCTGCTCATCTCCGGCCTCGGCCCCGACAGTCTGGCCCTGGCCCTGGCCCCCTACACACCCGCCGCTCTCGCCCATTTCGAGGTCGACTGGGCGTTTCGCATCCCCGACCGCGCCCACACCCTCGCCCTCGACCTCCTCAGCCAGGTTGGGCTGCCTGGCCTGGCGATGTGGACGATCGTCTGGGCTGCTCTGGGGGCGCGACTGCTGCCGCGACCGTCACCCTGGCGGCGGACCTGGCTGCCCCTCGCCCTGCAAGTAGCCGGGGCAGCCCTCCTGGCCGGGCTGGCAGCGGCATTGGCCGGATGGCGGGCAGCGCCCCTCGGCTTCACCGCCGGCCTTCTTGCTGGACTGGCCGTGGCTCTGTGGCCCCTGTCCGCCCGTCGCGCCCCGGCCTCCTCACTCAAACCCTATCTGTTAGCCGCCCTGGCCGGGCACTGGCTCCTGCTCGGCTTCAGCTTTCCCACCCATGCATCCGACCTGCTGATCTGGACCCTGGCCGGCCTGGTTGCCGCTGGCGATGGCGCCTACCATCCCAAACCAGCGAGCGGCGTCGCCCTCAGCCTGCCGTTTCAGCTGGCGGGCGTGGCTGCGGCCGCGTTCGGCTTCAGCCTCAGCGCCGCCTTGCCGCGCTCGCTTCTGCTCTGGCTGGCCGCCCTCCTCATGCTCTATCTTGTGGCCGTCGTCATGGCGGCCCGGTCGCAACCTGGCCGCGACTTGCCGGCCTTCCTTTTGCCGTTGGTCGCCATCCTGCCGGCCCTGGTTCTCAATCGTTTCAGCGGCCTCCCGGCCTGGCTGGCCTACACCTGGCTGCTGGCATGGCTGGCGGCGCCGGTCGTGCTCCTGTGCGCACCTTCTCGGCGCCGCCCAGCCCTGACCCTTACCACCGCCGCCCTGGCCCTGGCTGTGCTCCTCAACCTGCCGGTCTACGGCGACATCGCCTTCAAGAGCGCCCTCCTGCGCCCCGGTTCCGACTTCACTGCCGACCGCCGCGCCTTCATGCGCCGGGCCTTTGCGCTCAGCCCCTACGACCATGTCCTGGCCGCCGGCATCGCCCCCACCGAGAACGCCCTCCTCACCCCAGCCTCGTCATTCACCGACCCGCAGGCGCAGGAAGTCGCCCGGCTCTACGAAGCCGCCATCGCCAGCCAGCCACTCGCACCCGAGGCGTTGGCCGCCTACGCCGACTGGTTGCGCCAACGCGCGGCCTCCGAACCTGGCTGGGCTTCTCAGGCTCGCACCCGCTTCGAGCAACTGCTGGCGTTCTCGCCCAACGATATCGAGGCCCGCAACCGTCTGGCTTTGCTCAAGGCTGCTGGCGGCGACGATGCCGGGGCGCTGGCCGATCTCGAGTCCCTGCTTTCACTCGACCCCCTGTACGGCCCGACCTACCTCCATCTCGCCTCGATTTCTCGCCAGGCCGGCGATGTCTCCACCGCCCGCCGCTGGCTCGAACTTGGCCGTGAGCGCGTCCCCTGGTGGGACGAACTGCCCCGCGCCCTTGCCGCCCTCGACCAGCCCTAGCCGGTGAACAAAGCACCTGTCGTCACGATCGCCATCCCCCTGCGTGACGAAGCCCCCCGTCTGCCCGGCCTCCTCGACGCCGTCCTGGCCCAGGACTATCCTGCCGAGGACATGCAGATCCTGCTGATCGATGGCGGTTCGCAGGACGAGACCCGCCGCCTGGCCGCGGCCGCCGCCGCCCGAAACCACCACCTCGCCGTTCTCGACAATCCCCGGCGCCTGGCTGCATCCGGCCTGAATCTGGCCCTGGCCCAGGCCGTGGGTGAGGTCTTCGTGCGGCTGGATGCGCGCACGCGCCCGGCCCCTGACTATGTGACCTGCTGCATCCGGG belongs to Caldilineales bacterium and includes:
- a CDS encoding O-antigen ligase family protein produces the protein MARHQALSPTFPGSIAGAALLVALAAVPSFFNIQSNTSFEPDKAALIRTLAAVIALVLLLAALKNWTAGNRPRWSQIDGIWKLVGGLILAVTASALFGVDPVTALWGNYERGMGLLALLAGVAVMWAAAAAARAGWLWAIVDAILIGAAAPAFYGLVQVLGYDPVRSGTVSFALGQRAAGSLGNPLFLADFLLLAVILGLARLRVGAGSRPGSRLGLALYLLLLAAALVATGSRSALFGLLAAVVIFFLAWGQGQGRRAIQLAGALALLLGLLLLLVAWVAPALLPPRLGDLFASGGTGGQRLLIWQAVLRLLADRPRLLISGLGPDSLALALAPYTPAALAHFEVDWAFRIPDRAHTLALDLLSQVGLPGLAMWTIVWAALGARLLPRPSPWRRTWLPLALQVAGAALLAGLAAALAGWRAAPLGFTAGLLAGLAVALWPLSARRAPASSLKPYLLAALAGHWLLLGFSFPTHASDLLIWTLAGLVAAGDGAYHPKPASGVALSLPFQLAGVAAAAFGFSLSAALPRSLLLWLAALLMLYLVAVVMAARSQPGRDLPAFLLPLVAILPALVLNRFSGLPAWLAYTWLLAWLAAPVVLLCAPSRRRPALTLTTAALALAVLLNLPVYGDIAFKSALLRPGSDFTADRRAFMRRAFALSPYDHVLAAGIAPTENALLTPASSFTDPQAQEVARLYEAAIASQPLAPEALAAYADWLRQRAASEPGWASQARTRFEQLLAFSPNDIEARNRLALLKAAGGDDAGALADLESLLSLDPLYGPTYLHLASISRQAGDVSTARRWLELGRERVPWWDELPRALAALDQP
- a CDS encoding glycosyltransferase family 4 protein yields the protein MPRLLILRSSLRLGGIERQLLDHARRLVAAGWQVELVCLLRGEGEHPLVGIAGQQGILAITVPDPGPLHPCAWWWLRARLQRARPQIIHTCDYRSDVLACLTRRHLPWVAESHGHTQETRAMRLWNACDLGALRRADAVVCVSLAWETRLAAAGVAAERLQVGGNTTAILPPGPLPPAVDLPPGRHLLFAGRLSPEKGIDWLLAVWPELRRRFPDLHLWIAGDGARSGDDAPPPAGIHRLGFQPDIRPWLLAVAAVIAPSRHEAWGMTVFEALALGIPVLAARTGGLPHLCAQAPHARLFTPLSLPALSDGLQMILAPDFPRGPDLGLAYRSQPAFDPARRSDQWLTLYQHLLP